The region CCAGCTCGTCTCTAGTTGCATCTTTTAATTCAGAAGTTGTAATATTATAGAATACAGTGGCAAAAGTACCAGCGATAAGTGATGAGATAATAATTGCAACAATAAGCTCCATAAGGGTGATGCCGGAAGACCCAGAATGCTTAAATACTAATAACTGATTAAATCTATACATTATATCTAAGGCATACCCTCAGGTAGAATATCATCATCACTACAGGAGTCATCAGCTCCGTCAGGACCATAGCTATAAAATGTCTGCTTGGTCTCATCGTAATGGTAAGGCTCTCCAGCTGCCCTATCTTCTCCGGGAGCACCTCTAATGCCCCAGTTATCATACTTATAATCACTATCTATTAGATAAGTACTGAAATCGGCTGATTCAGATGTAATAGAACTGCTTAAAGCATAACCATCTCTTACAAAATCTTCAACAGCCTTGTTAACCTCTATCAACTCATCCTCTACTGCTCTGTGATAGTTCCTATAGATATCGCTGCAGGAGACATTGTATGTTATATCATCTCCCCCGCTTATCCTATTTGGCCCATAAGAAACAAGGGTTGCATTCTTTGAATCTGATTTGGTATATACAATGGCTTTTCTCCAGGCATCATAAGCATAGTCACCACTATACTCAGATGACCTAATATACTCCGGAGAAAGATCTGTCAAATCACTGGCTGGCAGATCAAAGTTACACTCATAGTAAAGCCTCAACGCCTCACCTAAAGCATGGAGCTTGCTCTCAGCGTTAGATATCTTTGCTCTTCTTATAGTCGTTACTGCAAGAGGAGTTAACAGCCCGGCTAAAACCCCCATTATTATAATGACTACGATAAGCTCCATCAGAGTTACACCTTTAATTTTATTGTAC is a window of Candidatus Kaelpia aquatica DNA encoding:
- a CDS encoding type II secretion system protein GspG, which gives rise to MSYLYNKIKGVTLMELIVVIIIMGVLAGLLTPLAVTTIRRAKISNAESKLHALGEALRLYYECNFDLPASDLTDLSPEYIRSSEYSGDYAYDAWRKAIVYTKSDSKNATLVSYGPNRISGGDDITYNVSCSDIYRNYHRAVEDELIEVNKAVEDFVRDGYALSSSITSESADFSTYLIDSDYKYDNWGIRGAPGEDRAAGEPYHYDETKQTFYSYGPDGADDSCSDDDILPEGMP